Part of the Vulgatibacter sp. genome is shown below.
CCGCCCCTCGGTGGCGCTGCTCATCGAGGTGGACGGCGCCGTGATCGAAGCCTGGCGGAGCGAGGACGAGGAGGCGGTACAGCGCGTGCTCACCGCCCTCGAGGAGGCGCGGGTCCTCGTCGCTGCGCCTGCTGCACGCGCTTAGAGAGCCGCCTCTTCCGCCGCCGCCTCGAGCTGCTGGGCGAAGTAGGTGGCCGCGTGCTGCGCCACCTCCTCCAGCGTGCCCGGCTCCTCGAAGAGATGGGTCGCCCCGGGGATGATCCGCAGCTCCACCGGCGCGTGCATCCGGGCCATCGCCTCCTGGTTGAGCTCGATCACGGGCTCGTCCCTGCCGCCGACGAGGAGCAGCGTCGGCGCCTGCACCTGGGAGAGGGCGTCGCCGGCGAGATCAGGCCTGCCGCCACGGGAGACCACCGCATGCACCAGCTGCGGTCGTGCTGCTGCCGTCACCAGCGCCGCGGCGGCGCCGGTGCTCGAGCCGAAGGTGCCGATCGGGAGGCCGCGGGTCGCGTCGTAGGCGGCGAGCCAGTCCGCTGCGCCGACGAGGCGCTCGGCGAGGAGGCGGATGTCGAAGCGAAGGTGCCGCGTCACCAGATCGATCTCCTCCTCGTGGGCGGTGAGCAGATCGATGAGCAGGGTGGCGAGGCCCGCGTCGCGGAGCACCCTGGCGACGTAGCGATTGCGCGGGCTGAAGCGGCTCGAGCCGCTGCCGTGGGCGAAAAGGACCACGCCCTTCGGCCGGTCGGGAAGACCCAGCGATCCCTCCAGCGTCACCGGCCCCGCGTCGACCTGGACCTCACGTTCCTCGCCGTTCATCTCCGCACCTCCGCTTCCCGCCTGCGTTCCCGCCGCTGGCGCAGCCGCGGCAGCGGCCGGGTGTTGCGCACGTCGGCGGCCTCCAGCCACCCGCGGCGCGCCACCCAGACGCCGTAGCGCAGGTTGGCCAGATGGCTTGCAATGTGCGCATCGGAATCGATCACCACCTGCACCCCCGCTGCACGGGCGAGCTTGCAGGCCTCGTCGGTGAGGTCGAGGCGATCGGGCATGGCGTTGATCTCCAGGGCCACGCCGCGGGCCGCCGCCTCCTCGAGGACGACGTGCAGATCGAAGGGGTAGGGGTCGCGCTTGCCGATCTGCCTGCCACTGGGGTGGCCGATCACGTCGACCACGCCGGAGCGGATGGCGCGGACGAGGCGCTCGGTCGTACGCCGCGCCGGATCGCGGAAGTGGGAGTGGATGCTCGCCACCACCCAGTCCAGCTCGGCGAGGAGCTCCACCGGGAGGTCGAGGGAGCCGTCCGGGAGGATGTCGACCTCGACGCCGGTGAGGAGGCGCGGCCTGCCGCGCAGCTTGCGATCGAGGGCGCGCACCGCGGCCATCTCGCGGCGCAGCCCCGCCTCGTCGAGGCCCAGCGGGCGCGCTCGCGAGTGGTCGGTGATGGCGAGATATTCGCGCCCCAGCCGCCGCGCCTCCGCAGCCAGCTCCTCGAGGCTGGCCTTCGCGTCGGAGGAGGCCCTGCTGTGGACGTGGAGATCGCCACGGACGTCCGCCTCCTCCACGAGGACGGGCAGGAGCCCCTTCTCCGCCGCCTCGATCTCGCCGTCGGCCTCCCGCAGCTCCGGCGGGATCCAGGGCAGGCCCACCGCTGCGAAGACCTCCGCCTCGGTGGCGCCGCCGAGCCGCTGGCCCGCCCGATCGAAGACGCCGTATTCGCTGATCTTGAGGCCCCGTTTCACCGCCCGCGCGCGGATCTCGATGTTGTGGCGCTTGCTGCCGGTGAAATAGTGGAGCGCGGCGCCCCACGATTCCGGCGGCAGCACCCGCAGGTCGACCTGCAGCCCTGCGCGCAGGCGGACCGAGCTCTTCGTCTCGCCGCTGGCCAGCACCGCCTCCACGCCAGGCAGGGAGACGAAGGCGCGCATCACCGCCCACGGGCGCTCGGAGCAGACGAGCAGATCGAGGTCGCCCACCGTCTCCCGCCGGCGGCGCAGCGAGCCGGCAGGCTCCGCCCGCACCACGCCGGGGACCTTGCGCAGCCGCTGGAGCAATCCATCCGCGTAGAAGACCGCGCGGTGCAGCGGCAGCCTGCTGCCCCGGCCCCGGTAGCGATCGATCGCGTCGCGGATCCCCTTGCAGCGCACCGGGCCCATCCGCGGCAGCGTCTGCAGCGAGCCGTCCCTGCACGCAGCATCGAGGCCCGCGAGATCGGTGATGCCGAGCTTCTTCCACACCGCGGCCACGGTGCGGGGCCCGACCCCCTCGAGGCGGAGGAGCTCGAGGACGCCGAGGGGCACCTGCCTGGCGAGCTCGTCGTGTTCGTGGAAATGGCCGGTGGTGAGGAGCTCGCCGACGTGCTCGGCGATCCCCTTTCCCACGGCCGGGAGCCGGGTGAGCTCGTCGCGGCGCCAGAGCTCGGCCACCGGCTCGGGCAGCGTGTCGAGCACCTGCGCTGCCTGCCGGTAGGCCCGCACCTTGAAAGGATTGC
Proteins encoded:
- the polX gene encoding DNA polymerase/3'-5' exonuclease PolX, whose product is MENADVARLLTEMADILELTGGNPFKVRAYRQAAQVLDTLPEPVAELWRRDELTRLPAVGKGIAEHVGELLTTGHFHEHDELARQVPLGVLELLRLEGVGPRTVAAVWKKLGITDLAGLDAACRDGSLQTLPRMGPVRCKGIRDAIDRYRGRGSRLPLHRAVFYADGLLQRLRKVPGVVRAEPAGSLRRRRETVGDLDLLVCSERPWAVMRAFVSLPGVEAVLASGETKSSVRLRAGLQVDLRVLPPESWGAALHYFTGSKRHNIEIRARAVKRGLKISEYGVFDRAGQRLGGATEAEVFAAVGLPWIPPELREADGEIEAAEKGLLPVLVEEADVRGDLHVHSRASSDAKASLEELAAEARRLGREYLAITDHSRARPLGLDEAGLRREMAAVRALDRKLRGRPRLLTGVEVDILPDGSLDLPVELLAELDWVVASIHSHFRDPARRTTERLVRAIRSGVVDVIGHPSGRQIGKRDPYPFDLHVVLEEAAARGVALEINAMPDRLDLTDEACKLARAAGVQVVIDSDAHIASHLANLRYGVWVARRGWLEAADVRNTRPLPRLRQRRERRREAEVRR
- a CDS encoding dienelactone hydrolase family protein, whose product is MNGEEREVQVDAGPVTLEGSLGLPDRPKGVVLFAHGSGSSRFSPRNRYVARVLRDAGLATLLIDLLTAHEEEIDLVTRHLRFDIRLLAERLVGAADWLAAYDATRGLPIGTFGSSTGAAAALVTAAARPQLVHAVVSRGGRPDLAGDALSQVQAPTLLLVGGRDEPVIELNQEAMARMHAPVELRIIPGATHLFEEPGTLEEVAQHAATYFAQQLEAAAEEAAL